The DNA region TCGGCATACTGAAAACAGTATCTGGGGCGGCTGGAGGAGTAAAGTTTTTTGTGAAAGTAAGTAATGAGCAAGCAAAGCCGTTTGTAAATGAATTATGTGAGTTAATTGCAAAGCCTGACAGACTATTACCTGGGGGCTACCTATATTTAACCGATATATTAGGTAACCCTTCGATTGTCCAAAAGGCAGGACGAATCATTGCCTCTTCCTATGCTGAGACAAAAATTGATGTAGTTATGACGGTTGCAACAAAAGGAATCCCACTTGCTTATGCCGTAGCGAGCCAGTTAAATGCTCCAGTTGTTATCGTTAGAAGAGACAGTAAGGTGACGGAAGGACCGACTGTAAGCATAAATTATGTGTCGGGGTCAGCCAAACGGATACAACCAATGGTCCTTTCAAGAAGAAGTATCCCGCAAGGAGCAAATGTGTTAATTGTCGATGACTTTATGAAGGCTGGCGGCACCGTTATAGGCATGATTAGTTTACTTGAAGAATTTAATGCCCAGTTAGCTGGTATTGCTGTACTAGTAGAAGCAGAAAAAATTCAAGAACGCTTAGTGGGTGATGAATATCTATCACTTGTCCAACTGACCGAAGTAGACGTAAAAGAAAAAATAATTCGTGTAAAAGAAGGAAATTATTTTAAATAGGTGACGGAGGAAATGACATGAAAGTGGTATTTACAGATAAAGCACCAGCAGCAATTGGACCCTACTCACAAGGTATTATTGTAAATAATCTCTTCTACAGCTCTGGGCAAATCCCATTAACAGCTGAGGGAAGCCTTGCAGAAGGTGACATTAAAGCCCAGACGCATCAGGTGTTTACTAATCTTAAAGCTGTCTTGGCGGCGGCGGGAGCCTCGTTAGAAACTGTTGTAAAAACAACGGTATTTATTAAAAATATGGATGAGTTTTCCGCGATCAATGAAGTGTATGGCGAATATTTTTCCGCACATAAGCCCGCTAGGTCTTGTGTAGAAGTGGCACGTTTGCCAAAAGATGTACTCATTGAAATTGAGGTAGTAGCACTCGTCAAATAATCGAGTTTTTTTTACTGAAACGGTGTTTCTGTATATTATTTACATATGTTCACTAAATTGCCCTAATATTTTAAAAAAGTTTTCTAACAAAAGAAGGAATAAATTTTTTTTTGTAGAATGTAATACACTAGCTTTTTACAATGAGAAAAGGGTGTGAGCACATGGAAGTAACAGACGTAAGATTACGCCGCGTTAACACGGATGGACGTATGAGAGCCATCGCATCAATCACTTTGGATAATGAATTTGTCGTTCATGACATCCGGGTTATTGACGGAAATAATGGTTTATTTGTTGCAATGCCAAGTAAACGTACTCCTGATGGAGAATTTCGTGATATTGCGCATCCAATCAATTCGGGAACACGCGGTAAAATCCAAGAGGCTGTATTGGCGGAATACCACCGCTTAGGTGAATTGGAAGTAGAATTTGAAGAAGCAGGAGCTTCCTAAATCGCAAATACAACTAGAGCCTACTACATAAGTAGTGCTCTTTTTTTATTTAAATCCCCTTTTTAAATCCCCCTTTGGAAAATTTTAAAAATAACAAATTCCAATACTTCTACTTCATTCCTTGAAAAGACAAGCTAATTACGTTAATATTTTTAATGGATAAAAAGGTAAAAATGGAGGCTAGTTCATGTCTAATCGTTTCGCTGTGATTTTGGCCGCTGGGCAAGGAACGCGGATGAAGTCGAAGCTTTATAAAGTGCTGCACCCTGTATGCGGAAAACCAATGGTACAACATGTTGTGGATCAAATAACAAAGCTTAATATACAAGAAATGGTAACAGTTATCGGCCATGGTGCTGAAAAGGTAAAATCCCAACTAGGGGACGAAAGCCATTACGTACTCCAAGAAGAGCAGCTAGGGACTGCACATGCTGTGATGCAGGCGCAAACTATACTTGCTGGGAAAGAAGGCGTAACCATTGTTGTTTGTGGTGATACCCCTCTAATTACAGCAGAGACTATGGAGTCACTATTCGTCCATCATCAGAAATTATCTGCAAAAGCTACTATCCTTACTGCAAGGATAGAGGACCCAACGGGATATGGCCGAATTATTCGGGATGAAGAAGGTATTGTTGAAAAAATTGTTGAACATAAAGATGCAACAGAAGCAGAACGTACGGTGGATGAAATTAATACTGGTACCTATTGCTTTGATAATGCTGCATTGTTTGAGGCATTAAAGAACGTCTCTAATGAAAATGTACAAGGTGAATACTACTTGCCGGATGTAATTGAAATACTAAAAAAACAAGGTGAAGTGGTTACAGCATACCAAACGAATGAGTTTGAAGAGACATTAGGTGTAAATGATCGTGTTGCTTTAGCAGAAGCAGAGAGAATTATGCGTGCTCGAACAAATCAATTCCATATGAGAAATGGTGTGACGATCATTGATCCTGCCAACACCTATATTGACACAGATGTTGTTATTGGGCAGGATACTATAATCCTCCCAGGTACAATGTTAAAAGGGAAAACGGTAATTGGAACAAGCAGTCAAATTGGGCCAAATACAGAAATTGACACGTGTGAGATTGGTGATGAAACAGTCATCCGCCAATCAGTAGCCCATAATAGTTTTATTGGTAATCACGTGAATATTGGACCATTTGCACATATTCGACCGGAATCAACAATCAGCGATGAAGTGAAAATCGGGAATTTTGTTGAGATAAAAAAGGCTGCTTTTGGAAAAGGCAGTAAAGCATCGCATCTAAGTTATATTGGCGATGCTGAAGTAGGCAGTAATGTAAATATTGGCTGTGGATCGATTACTGTTAATTATGACGGTAAAAACAAATACTTAACAAAAATTGAAGATGATGTCTTTATTGGTTGTAATTCTAATCTTGTTGCTCCTGTTACAGTAGGAAAAGGTGCGTATGTGGCAGCAGGGTCTACAATCACAAAAAATGTCCCAGGCAAGGCTTTGTCCATTGCACGTGCTCAGCAGGTAAATAAGGAAAATTACGTTGATAAGCTCAATAAAAAAAAATAAGCGATTGATTCAGGAGGCCAACAATGTCAAATCAGTACTTAGATCCTAATTTAAAAGTATTCAGTCTAAACTCAAATTTACCGCTGGCACAAGAGATTGCAAAGGTAATTGGAGTGGAATTAGGAAAGACATCTGTCACTCGATTTAGTGACGGAGAAATTCAAATAAATATCGAAGAAAGTATTCGCGGCTGTGATGTATATGTCATTCAATCAACTAGTTCGCCTGTAAACGAGAATATCATGGAAGTATTAATCATGATTGATGCTTTAAAGAGAGCATCAGCAAAAACGATTAATATTGTTATGCCATATTATGGTTATGCCCGTCAGGATCGCAAGGCACGTGCACGTGAGCCAATTACGGCGAAATTAGTAGCAAACCTCCTTGAAACTGCTGGTGCAACACGTGTCATCTGTTTAGACTTGCATGCACCTCAAATTCAAGGTTTCTTTGAAATCCCAACAGATCATTTAATGGGAGTGCCAATTTTGTCAGAGTACTTTAATAATAAAGAGTTAAATGGTGACATCGTCGTTGTTTCTCCAGATCATGGGGGGGTAACAAGAGCGAGGAAAATGGCTGAGCGCCTAAAAGCACCGATTGCAATTATAGATAAACGCCGTCCAAGACCAAATGTTGCAGAAGTAATGAACATTGTTGGTAACATTGAAGGGAAAATTGCGATATTAATCGATGACATCATTGATACCGCTGGGACAATCACGCTTGCTGCGAACGCATTGGTTGAAAATGGGGCGTCTGAAGTCTATGCTTGCTGTACACATCCTGTATTATCAGGACCAGCAATTGAAAGAATCGAAAACTCAAAAATTAAAGAATTAGTTGTGACGAATTCCATTCACCTTTCTGAAGAGAAGAGCTCAAAAAAGATTGTGCATCTATCAGTCGCACCGTTACTTGGTGAAGCGATTATCCGTGTTCACGAAGAGCAATCTGTCAGCACATTATTTGATTAATTCAAAAAGTAATTTAAGTTTTTTAAGCGAAACTGCTATGAAAAATGTTTAGACCTTCCTGTTTTAGGGCAATTTTTAGATAGGACTATTTATGAACTAAAATAGGAAGGTGACTAGAATCATGAGTACTGTTTTACAAGCAAAGGAGCGGAATGAATTCCGTCATTCAGCATTAAAGAAAATAAGAGAAACAGGTAATATTCCCGCAATTATATATGGGGCACAGGTGGAAAATAAATCAGTGGTTGTCAATTCGATTGATTTAATAAAAACCATCCGTGATGTAGGCAGAAACGGAATCATTTCTATGGATGTTAATGGTGCTAAACAAGATGTTGTTTTAACAGATTATCAAGAGGATGCTATCAAAAGAGAAATTATCCATGCAGATTTTCTAGCTGTTAATAAATCATCAAAGATCAACGTTTCCGTTAGACTAGTTCTTGCGGGTGATGCAGCCGGTGTGAAGGATGGCGGTGTCCTCCAGCAGCCTCTTCATGAACTTTCAATTACTTCTACTCCTAGTGAGATACCACAGCAGATTGAGGTGGATATTACAAACTTACAGGTAGGAGAAACGTTGGCCATTTCAGATATTCTTTATCAAGGTTCATTTACAATCAACCATGAAGAAGATGAAGTGATTGCTTCCATCCTTCCGCCGAAGCAAGAAGAAGAAATAAATTCTGGTGAACAACAAGAACCAGGTCACCCGGATAATGAAGAGGGAAGAGAAACAAAGCCTATTGGTGAGTAAAAGTAGGAACAGCCCCTAGGCGCTGCAGTGAGTCAATTCTCAATGTAAAACTATTTTGAGGGGAAAAGACGTAACTTTTAATAGTTACGTCTTTTGTTGCATCACAAAGGGGGAGAATGATAAAATGTTTCGAAAATGGATTAATAGGTGGACTGGGCCGAAGGAGAGAGAACAAATGAAGTTAATCGTAGGTTTAGGAAACCCGGGGAAGCAATTTGAGCAAACAAGACATAATGTTGGATTTAAGGTAATTGATGAGCTATCAAGTCGGTTAAACACACCTCTGAATCAATCTAAATTTAAAGGAATGTATGGAATTGGTGTTCATAAAGGTGATAAAGTAGTATTATTAAAACCACTTACGTATATGAACTTGTCGGGTGAGTCGATTCGGGCAATAATTGATTATTATCAAATTAACCTAGAGGACATAGTGGTTATTTACGATGACCTTGATTTACCAGTTGGTAAAATTCGGCTTCGCCAAAAGGGGAGTGCTGGTGGTCATAATGGCATTAAATCAACCGTTGCTCATTTGGGTACGCAGGAGTTTAACCGAATTCGCATCGGGATTGACCGGCCGATAAATGGTATGAAGGTTCCCGATTACGTCCTAGGCAGTTTTTATGATGACGAGCAGGAATTGATTAAGGAAGCTATCCTAAAGAGTTCAGATGCATGTGAGGCATGGTTAGAAAAGCCTTTTATACAAGTAATGAATGAATTTAATCAGTAACTATTCATCAGATAAGCATTCCTTTCATACAATAAAGCAATGTGTTCATGGAAATAAAATTGAATATCTTCTCTCGATAACGTTAATACTAGTATTAATAGTAGTTTAGGGAGGTAGGATATGGCCATCCATTATCATTGTCATCATTGCAACACGAATTTAGGTTCAATTGAACAGTCGTCGATACACAGCGAAACACTCGGCCTTCATAAATTAACGGATCAAGAGAGACAAGAAATGATTACGTATGATTCTGCTGGAGATATTCGCATTACGGCTATATGTGAAGACTGTCAGGAGGCTTTAGAAAGAAATCCTGATTATCATCAATACGATTACCTTATTCATTAACCAGCTTTGGAATGCTATCCAAAGCATTTTTCTATTTAAATATGATAGGTTTTGTTGATTTGCGCTCCAGGCACTTCGCTTTCCGCAGGCGTGCCGGGGAGCCTCCTCGGCGCTTAGAGATAAGTGGGGTCTCCCCAGCCCCGTACTCCCGCAGGACATTGAATAGGCTTCCTTGAATATGCACCGCACGAAGGAAATGCGATAGCATTTTCGAGGAGTCCTTAGCGCCTTCCGCTCCAATCAACAGAAACATAGCCTACTAATAATATGTTTGATATAGCACAACCAGAAACTGCCTATAGAGAGGAGGAACAATCTTGAATGGTTTAAAATCACTTTTTCTGCAGCAAGAGGATATTCATTCCATCATTTCAGGTGTGAATGAAGGTTTGAAGGAACAACTCATTGCAGGCTTGTCAGGCTCATCGAGAACGGTACTGATTGCTTCTGTATATGAGCAAATGAAAAGACCGATTCTGTTAGTTACACATAATCTATTACAAGCACAGAAACTGTACGATGATATTGTCAATCTATTAAGTGAACAGGAAGTATTCCTTTTTCCGACAAATGAGTTAATTGCTGCGGAAATGAGTGTCGCAAGTCCGGAGTTAAGAGCCCAACGAATTGAAGCACTAAATCATTGGAGCAAGCATGATCATGGGATTGTGATTGTTCCTATTGCTGGTTTAAGAAAGGTAATTCCCCCGAAATCAGTGTGGAGGCGTCACCAGCTTTTGTTTCAATTAGGAGATGATTTGGACGTCCCTGAGCTTTTGTCGGCATTTGTCCATATGGGTTATGTTCGTGCGGAAATGGTTTCGACGCCTGGGGAGTTTAGTATTCGCGGCGGAATTATCGATATTTATCCGCTTACTGAATCTGATCCGATAAGAATTGAATTATTTGATACAGAGATAGATTCGATTCGCTATTTCTCTCTCGAGGACCAGCGCTCGAAGGCGAAAATAGCAGAAGTATCGATTGGTCCGGCAACAGAGGTTATATTAGAACCCGAGGACTATAGCCGTTTAATTGGTAAGCTGGAGGATGGACTCGCGAAAAGCTTAAACAAGTTAAAAGATGACAAAGCCAAAATGCAGCTCTCACAAAATAGCGGTTATGAATTAGAACAGCTGAAAAACAGACAAAAACCCGATCAAGTGTTTAAATATCTTTCACTTGCCTATGATGTTCCCGCTAGTTTACTAGACTACCTTCCCCGTCATGGATTGGTTTTTATCGATGAAATCAGTCGGGTTCAAGAAATGAATGACTCACTGGTTAAGGAAGAAGCAGAATGGTATACAGCTCTGCTTAGTGAAGGGAAAATCATCCATGATTTAATGATATCGCATGATTTACCAGGTTTACTGCAAAAAGGGAATTTCCCAATCCTGTATATGTCACTTTTTCTGCGTCATGTGGCAAATACCAGCCCGCAAAATATCATTAATGTTTCCTGTAAACAGATGCAAAACTTCCATGGGCAGATGCATTTGTTAAAAGCGGAGGTAGACAGATGGATAAAAGGGAATTTTTCTGTCCTGTTTTTAGGTCAGGATGATGAGCGTGTAAACAAGCTAGAGCGTGTATTAGAGGATTACGATATTGATGCAACCGTGCATAGAGAGGGTCAGCAGCTTTACCCTGGTAAGGTTCAGATTATGAATGGGAACCTGCATACAGGCTTTGAGCTCTCTATCCAAAAAATTGCAGTAATCACAGAGGAAGAACTCTTTAATAAACGGACAAAAAAACCGAAAAATCGTCAAAAGCTATCCAATGCAGAAAGAATAAAAAGCTATTCAGAGCTCAAAATCGGCGATTATGTTGTCCATGTTAATCATGGAATCGGAAAATATTTAGGGATTGAAACGCTTATGATTAACGGAATTCATAAGGATTATCTACATATTCGTTATCACGGATCAGATAAGCTTTATGTCCCTGTAGAGCAAATTGATCTTGTCCAAAAGTATGTTGGGTCAGAGGGAAAAGAGCCGAAGATATATAAACTGGGCGGCAGCGATTGGAAAAAGGTGAAAAAGAAGGTTCAAGCCACTGTTCAAGACATTGCTGACGATTTAATTAAGCTCTATGCAGAACGTGAAGCGGCTGTTGGTTATGCCTTTGCACCAGATGGAGATATGCAAAGAGAATTTGAAACGGCCTTTGCTTATCAAGAAACGGAAGACCAGCTCCGTTCTATCCACGAGATTAAAAAGGATATGGAAAAGCCAAGACCGATGGATCGCTTACTTTGTGGGGATGTTGGTTATGGGAAAACGGAGGTTGCGATTCGTGCTGCCTTTAAGGCAATTGCCGATGGAAAGCAAGCTGCTATTCTAGTGCCGACTACGATTTTAGCACAGCAGCATTATGAAACAATCCGCGAGAGATTTCAAGATTATCCAATTAACATTGGTCTGTTAAGCCGTTTTCGTTCAAAAAAGCAACAAACGGAAACCATTAAGGGGCTTAAAGCAGGTACAGTTGATATTGCAATCGGAACACACCGATTACTTTCTAAAGATGTCATCTATCGTGATCTTGGGTTGTTAATTATTGATGAAGAACAAAGGTTCGGGGTTACCCATAAAGAGAAGATAAAGCGGTTAAAGACAAATATAGATGTTTTAACATTAACGGCTACGCCGATACCTAGGACACTTCATATGTCGATGCTGGGTGTACGTGATTTATCTGTTATTGAAACACCACCTGAGAATCGCTTTCCGATTCAAACCTATGTGATGGAATACAATGGGGCACTTGTCAGGGAGGCAATTGAGAGAGAATTAGTACGTGACGGACAAGTCTACTTTTTGTATAACAGAGTAGAAGATATCGAACGTAAAGCAGAGGAAATTTCAATGTTAGTCCCTGATGCAAGGGTGACATTTGCCCATGGACAAATGTCAGAAAACGAGTTGGAATCTGTTATGCTAAACTTTCTTTCTGGTGAATTCGATGTCTTGGTGAGCACAACCATCATTGAAACGGGAGTGGATATCCCGAATGTAAATACATTAATTGTCTATGATGCCGATAAAATGGGACTTTCACAGCTTTATCAGCTTCGTGGGCGAGTTGGAAGGTCCAATCGTATTGCGTATGCATTTTTCACGCACCGAAAGGATAAGGTATTAACGGAAGTGGCGGAAAAACGCCTGCAGGCCATCAAGGAGTTTACAGAGTTAGGATCAGGTTTTAAGATTGCCATGCGTGATTTATCCATAAGGGGTGCAGGTAATTTACTTGGTGCACAGCAACATGGATTTATTGATTCTGTGGGCTTTGATTTATATTCGCAGATGTTAAAAGAAGCAGTTGAAGAGAGAAAGGTTGATTTGAAAGCAGAAGTAAAGTCTACTGTTGAAATTGACCTTGCAATCGATGCTTATATTCCTGATTCATATATTAAGGACGGCCATCTAAAAATTGAAATGTATAAACGATTTAGGGGAGCAACGACACTGGAGGATATCGAAGAGCTTCAAGAAGAAATGTTAGACCGCTTCGGTGAATACCCTGAGGAAGTGGCATTCCTTTTCCAGATTGCTGAAATGAAAGTGTATGCGCTTCTTGCAGGGGTAGAGCAAATTAAACAAATAAAACAGGAAGTAACTATTTTAATTAGTGAACGAGCAAGCGGCAGTATTGATGGACAAAAGGTCTTCGCCTTAAGCAATAAATATTCAAAAATGCTCGGCCTTGGTATGGAAGGCCAAAAACTAAAAATGGTAATACAGACAAAAGAAACAGAAACGGCACACTGGCTTAACGTTGCCTACGAAATGATTAAAGGAATACAGTCTGCAAAAAGAGGC from Neobacillus sp. FSL H8-0543 includes:
- a CDS encoding RidA family protein; amino-acid sequence: MKVVFTDKAPAAIGPYSQGIIVNNLFYSSGQIPLTAEGSLAEGDIKAQTHQVFTNLKAVLAAAGASLETVVKTTVFIKNMDEFSAINEVYGEYFSAHKPARSCVEVARLPKDVLIEIEVVALVK
- the spoVG gene encoding septation regulator SpoVG gives rise to the protein MEVTDVRLRRVNTDGRMRAIASITLDNEFVVHDIRVIDGNNGLFVAMPSKRTPDGEFRDIAHPINSGTRGKIQEAVLAEYHRLGELEVEFEEAGAS
- a CDS encoding ribose-phosphate diphosphokinase, which translates into the protein MSNQYLDPNLKVFSLNSNLPLAQEIAKVIGVELGKTSVTRFSDGEIQINIEESIRGCDVYVIQSTSSPVNENIMEVLIMIDALKRASAKTINIVMPYYGYARQDRKARAREPITAKLVANLLETAGATRVICLDLHAPQIQGFFEIPTDHLMGVPILSEYFNNKELNGDIVVVSPDHGGVTRARKMAERLKAPIAIIDKRRPRPNVAEVMNIVGNIEGKIAILIDDIIDTAGTITLAANALVENGASEVYACCTHPVLSGPAIERIENSKIKELVVTNSIHLSEEKSSKKIVHLSVAPLLGEAIIRVHEEQSVSTLFD
- the purR gene encoding pur operon repressor, whose translation is MKFRRSERLIDMTNYLLDHPRQLVSLTFFAERYTSAKSSISEDLAIIKETFEQRGIGILKTVSGAAGGVKFFVKVSNEQAKPFVNELCELIAKPDRLLPGGYLYLTDILGNPSIVQKAGRIIASSYAETKIDVVMTVATKGIPLAYAVASQLNAPVVIVRRDSKVTEGPTVSINYVSGSAKRIQPMVLSRRSIPQGANVLIVDDFMKAGGTVIGMISLLEEFNAQLAGIAVLVEAEKIQERLVGDEYLSLVQLTEVDVKEKIIRVKEGNYFK
- a CDS encoding 50S ribosomal protein L25/general stress protein Ctc; translation: MSTVLQAKERNEFRHSALKKIRETGNIPAIIYGAQVENKSVVVNSIDLIKTIRDVGRNGIISMDVNGAKQDVVLTDYQEDAIKREIIHADFLAVNKSSKINVSVRLVLAGDAAGVKDGGVLQQPLHELSITSTPSEIPQQIEVDITNLQVGETLAISDILYQGSFTINHEEDEVIASILPPKQEEEINSGEQQEPGHPDNEEGRETKPIGE
- a CDS encoding anti-sigma-F factor Fin family protein, which produces MAIHYHCHHCNTNLGSIEQSSIHSETLGLHKLTDQERQEMITYDSAGDIRITAICEDCQEALERNPDYHQYDYLIH
- the pth gene encoding aminoacyl-tRNA hydrolase, which codes for MKLIVGLGNPGKQFEQTRHNVGFKVIDELSSRLNTPLNQSKFKGMYGIGVHKGDKVVLLKPLTYMNLSGESIRAIIDYYQINLEDIVVIYDDLDLPVGKIRLRQKGSAGGHNGIKSTVAHLGTQEFNRIRIGIDRPINGMKVPDYVLGSFYDDEQELIKEAILKSSDACEAWLEKPFIQVMNEFNQ
- the glmU gene encoding bifunctional UDP-N-acetylglucosamine diphosphorylase/glucosamine-1-phosphate N-acetyltransferase GlmU, yielding MSNRFAVILAAGQGTRMKSKLYKVLHPVCGKPMVQHVVDQITKLNIQEMVTVIGHGAEKVKSQLGDESHYVLQEEQLGTAHAVMQAQTILAGKEGVTIVVCGDTPLITAETMESLFVHHQKLSAKATILTARIEDPTGYGRIIRDEEGIVEKIVEHKDATEAERTVDEINTGTYCFDNAALFEALKNVSNENVQGEYYLPDVIEILKKQGEVVTAYQTNEFEETLGVNDRVALAEAERIMRARTNQFHMRNGVTIIDPANTYIDTDVVIGQDTIILPGTMLKGKTVIGTSSQIGPNTEIDTCEIGDETVIRQSVAHNSFIGNHVNIGPFAHIRPESTISDEVKIGNFVEIKKAAFGKGSKASHLSYIGDAEVGSNVNIGCGSITVNYDGKNKYLTKIEDDVFIGCNSNLVAPVTVGKGAYVAAGSTITKNVPGKALSIARAQQVNKENYVDKLNKKK
- the mfd gene encoding transcription-repair coupling factor, whose product is MNGLKSLFLQQEDIHSIISGVNEGLKEQLIAGLSGSSRTVLIASVYEQMKRPILLVTHNLLQAQKLYDDIVNLLSEQEVFLFPTNELIAAEMSVASPELRAQRIEALNHWSKHDHGIVIVPIAGLRKVIPPKSVWRRHQLLFQLGDDLDVPELLSAFVHMGYVRAEMVSTPGEFSIRGGIIDIYPLTESDPIRIELFDTEIDSIRYFSLEDQRSKAKIAEVSIGPATEVILEPEDYSRLIGKLEDGLAKSLNKLKDDKAKMQLSQNSGYELEQLKNRQKPDQVFKYLSLAYDVPASLLDYLPRHGLVFIDEISRVQEMNDSLVKEEAEWYTALLSEGKIIHDLMISHDLPGLLQKGNFPILYMSLFLRHVANTSPQNIINVSCKQMQNFHGQMHLLKAEVDRWIKGNFSVLFLGQDDERVNKLERVLEDYDIDATVHREGQQLYPGKVQIMNGNLHTGFELSIQKIAVITEEELFNKRTKKPKNRQKLSNAERIKSYSELKIGDYVVHVNHGIGKYLGIETLMINGIHKDYLHIRYHGSDKLYVPVEQIDLVQKYVGSEGKEPKIYKLGGSDWKKVKKKVQATVQDIADDLIKLYAEREAAVGYAFAPDGDMQREFETAFAYQETEDQLRSIHEIKKDMEKPRPMDRLLCGDVGYGKTEVAIRAAFKAIADGKQAAILVPTTILAQQHYETIRERFQDYPINIGLLSRFRSKKQQTETIKGLKAGTVDIAIGTHRLLSKDVIYRDLGLLIIDEEQRFGVTHKEKIKRLKTNIDVLTLTATPIPRTLHMSMLGVRDLSVIETPPENRFPIQTYVMEYNGALVREAIERELVRDGQVYFLYNRVEDIERKAEEISMLVPDARVTFAHGQMSENELESVMLNFLSGEFDVLVSTTIIETGVDIPNVNTLIVYDADKMGLSQLYQLRGRVGRSNRIAYAFFTHRKDKVLTEVAEKRLQAIKEFTELGSGFKIAMRDLSIRGAGNLLGAQQHGFIDSVGFDLYSQMLKEAVEERKVDLKAEVKSTVEIDLAIDAYIPDSYIKDGHLKIEMYKRFRGATTLEDIEELQEEMLDRFGEYPEEVAFLFQIAEMKVYALLAGVEQIKQIKQEVTILISERASGSIDGQKVFALSNKYSKMLGLGMEGQKLKMVIQTKETETAHWLNVAYEMIKGIQSAKRGQENPV